A window from Desulfobacterales bacterium encodes these proteins:
- a CDS encoding YcgN family cysteine cluster protein: MKNPYWKTKTLHEMTVREWESLCCGCGICCLHRFREGKSGKIRFTAVACRHLDLETCRCRIYANRFRFERGCKKISPENILKLKWLPKTCGYRTVAEGKDLSPWHPLISGNPDSVHHAGISIKNKEIISGADIVAGDVLKYLLIKPAWLSKGES; the protein is encoded by the coding sequence ATGAAGAATCCTTACTGGAAAACCAAAACCCTACACGAAATGACCGTTAGAGAGTGGGAGTCGCTCTGCTGTGGGTGCGGCATCTGCTGTCTTCACCGTTTCCGCGAGGGGAAATCGGGAAAGATCCGCTTCACCGCGGTGGCCTGCCGTCATCTGGATCTGGAGACCTGTCGCTGCCGAATCTATGCGAACCGGTTTCGGTTCGAACGGGGTTGTAAAAAAATTTCTCCTGAAAATATTCTTAAATTGAAATGGCTGCCGAAAACCTGCGGATACCGTACGGTGGCGGAAGGCAAGGATTTGAGCCCCTGGCACCCGCTGATCTCCGGCAATCCGGATTCGGTTCATCATGCCGGCATATCCATCAAAAACAAGGAAATTATTTCAGGGGCGGATATCGTTGCCGGAGATGTGCTCAAGTATCTGCTCATTAAACCGGCCTGGTTAAGCAAGGGCGAATCGTAG
- a CDS encoding isocitrate/isopropylmalate dehydrogenase family protein yields the protein MYPVTLIPGDGIGPEIVQSAVNVVDAAGVKIQWEKQMAGQCAIPEYGHPVGDHVLESIRRTRATLKGPLSNVPGTEFPGPNGYLRKTLGLFANLRLAKSFPGVKSRYENVDLAVVRETTEDVYRGQEQMIGEDAAVGIKFITRQGARRVIRFAFDFAVREDRKKVTVVLKANVLKLTDGLFLREARSLSKEYPQVEFEEMNVDAQCLELVRKPETYDVLVMPNLYGDIIADLAGGLVGSVGICPGVNYGDGLGVFEPAHGSAPKYAGHNKVNPTAMILSAAMMVRFLGEKDKAIQIEKSVAAVLKAGKAVTYDLGGTAGTTQMTDAIIAGL from the coding sequence ATGTATCCGGTCACACTGATCCCCGGAGACGGCATTGGTCCGGAGATTGTACAATCGGCTGTAAATGTGGTGGACGCTGCCGGCGTCAAAATCCAATGGGAAAAGCAGATGGCCGGACAATGCGCCATTCCGGAATATGGCCATCCGGTGGGAGACCACGTTCTGGAATCCATCAGAAGAACCCGGGCGACCCTCAAAGGGCCGCTTTCCAATGTGCCGGGAACCGAATTTCCCGGACCCAACGGATACCTGCGAAAAACATTGGGCCTGTTTGCGAACCTCCGATTGGCTAAATCTTTTCCCGGGGTAAAAAGCCGTTACGAGAACGTCGATCTGGCCGTGGTCCGTGAAACCACCGAGGATGTATACCGGGGCCAGGAACAGATGATCGGGGAGGATGCCGCAGTCGGCATTAAATTCATCACCCGGCAAGGGGCGCGGCGCGTCATAAGGTTTGCTTTCGATTTTGCGGTCAGGGAAGACCGCAAAAAAGTGACCGTGGTCCTGAAAGCCAACGTTCTGAAATTAACGGACGGTCTGTTTTTAAGAGAAGCGCGATCGCTCTCCAAGGAGTATCCCCAAGTGGAATTTGAGGAGATGAATGTGGATGCCCAGTGTCTGGAGCTGGTCCGAAAGCCCGAAACTTATGATGTTCTGGTGATGCCGAATCTTTACGGCGATATTATCGCAGATCTTGCAGGAGGTCTTGTCGGGTCCGTGGGCATCTGTCCGGGAGTCAATTACGGCGACGGGCTCGGGGTTTTTGAGCCCGCCCATGGGAGCGCACCCAAATATGCTGGCCACAACAAAGTCAATCCAACAGCCATGATATTGTCGGCAGCCATGATGGTGCGTTTTCTGGGGGAGAAGGATAAAGCCATTCAAATCGAGAAATCGGTGGCTGCGGTCCTGAAAGCGGGTAAAGCGGTTACCTATGATTTGGGTGGTACGGCCGGGACGACCCAAATGACGGATGCCATCATCGCCGGACTATAG
- a CDS encoding GGDEF domain-containing protein, with protein MRFRRTFFPLLLPLLAIGIATLTLWKWPGLLKTVQGTKELRALLIMLPVLPYAVFAVGILMGWRHNNIGLILTFLVLALTYLTLIHAGTGMTAAKKQGLFIPEVVGFLLPLNLTLFSMLTKRRILTAAFVGCFLLVLLQTFAVLLLCSWPGAQAPVFTPFIKNISPALAAAMTGTSIRLGSFFHANALTAAFHWLSPGVLSFCGALMFMLAQFLYRRDAFLAGFSGALSAVFLGMIASTPVPAATIYFMAAGLILIVAAFEVSFSMAYVDELTNLQGRRSLNETLLNLGSKYAIAMIDVDHFKKFNDAYGHKTGDQVLKMIAAGLERVSGGAKTFRYGGEEFAAVFPGKTAREAWPYLEEYRQRIASTSFIVRSKGRRKSSAKQRGVQKTEGRKTVQVTVSIGISAPDKRYNNPEKVLKAADKILYRAKKAGRNRMLT; from the coding sequence ATGCGTTTTAGACGAACCTTTTTTCCGTTGCTGCTGCCGCTGCTGGCGATCGGTATCGCAACGTTGACGCTCTGGAAATGGCCCGGTCTGCTGAAAACGGTCCAGGGAACGAAAGAACTGCGCGCGCTGTTGATTATGTTGCCGGTCCTGCCTTATGCCGTCTTTGCCGTCGGCATTCTGATGGGGTGGCGCCATAACAACATCGGGCTGATCCTGACGTTTTTGGTCCTGGCGCTGACCTACCTTACGCTGATTCACGCCGGAACCGGCATGACAGCTGCAAAAAAACAGGGCCTTTTCATTCCCGAGGTCGTCGGTTTCCTGTTGCCGCTGAATCTGACCCTGTTCAGCATGCTGACCAAGCGACGGATATTAACCGCCGCATTTGTCGGCTGCTTTCTGCTGGTGCTGCTGCAAACCTTTGCCGTTCTGCTGCTCTGCAGCTGGCCGGGAGCGCAAGCGCCTGTTTTTACACCGTTTATAAAAAATATTTCACCGGCGCTGGCTGCTGCCATGACAGGGACTTCGATCCGGCTGGGGTCTTTTTTTCACGCCAATGCGCTAACAGCCGCATTTCACTGGCTGAGTCCGGGGGTTTTGTCCTTCTGCGGGGCGCTCATGTTTATGCTGGCGCAATTTCTATATCGCCGGGACGCATTCCTGGCAGGCTTCAGCGGCGCGCTGTCGGCCGTTTTTCTCGGAATGATCGCCTCAACGCCGGTCCCGGCAGCTACAATTTACTTTATGGCCGCCGGGTTGATTCTGATTGTCGCCGCCTTTGAAGTTTCCTTTTCCATGGCCTATGTGGATGAGCTGACAAACCTTCAGGGGCGGCGAAGTCTGAATGAAACCCTGCTGAACCTGGGATCAAAATATGCGATTGCCATGATTGATGTGGACCATTTCAAAAAATTCAACGATGCCTACGGCCACAAAACCGGTGATCAGGTACTTAAAATGATTGCGGCCGGTCTTGAAAGGGTTTCCGGCGGCGCCAAAACATTTCGATACGGAGGTGAAGAATTTGCGGCGGTCTTTCCCGGCAAGACCGCCCGTGAGGCCTGGCCGTATCTTGAAGAATACCGCCAAAGGATTGCTTCCACATCCTTTATTGTCAGAAGCAAGGGGCGGCGCAAGAGCAGCGCAAAACAAAGAGGCGTGCAGAAAACCGAAGGCCGTAAAACAGTTCAGGTCACGGTCAGCATCGGTATTTCCGCACCGGACAAGCGTTACAACAACCCTGAAAAGGTTTTAAAGGCTGCCGATAAAATCCTTTACAGGGCCAAAAAGGCCGGCCGGAACCGGATGCTGACTTAA
- a CDS encoding tripartite tricarboxylate transporter substrate-binding protein, translated as MKKSSSGISRRVFIKGSVATIGIGAMSTFPFGKAFGDDFPSRNIKIVVPTGAGGGADKNLRAFMGVWKKYIKTDFQPDFFSGAGGQVGYELYLGKRDPDAYNLLFGNMGPESIMYVLQKPKYKFPGDYIYFNRVDVDPSVIWVRAGSPFKTIEDLVAEGKKRTVTISVSRLPHPASIGALALAEATGAKFNLIPYGGGNPTVVAALTGEVDASALPMANPVSAGEQARILGVFSPKNLIPEQSNNAPPINAVFGTKIPDLPSARAFAIHAKAAEKFPERYEKLKSTMRKVFDDPDYKVAIEKTGRPWEFVSYADEAECMEYANNMIDLTNRYIKLLTAKGKSKKKK; from the coding sequence ATGAAAAAATCAAGTTCAGGAATTTCGCGACGGGTCTTTATCAAGGGATCAGTTGCTACCATCGGGATCGGTGCGATGTCCACTTTTCCGTTTGGAAAGGCGTTCGGGGATGACTTTCCTTCCCGCAACATTAAAATTGTCGTACCCACCGGTGCCGGCGGGGGCGCCGATAAAAATCTACGCGCCTTTATGGGCGTGTGGAAAAAGTATATCAAGACCGACTTCCAACCCGATTTCTTTTCGGGAGCAGGCGGCCAGGTAGGCTACGAACTTTATCTTGGCAAGAGAGATCCGGACGCCTACAATCTGCTCTTCGGCAACATGGGACCGGAGTCGATCATGTATGTCCTGCAAAAGCCGAAATACAAATTTCCCGGGGACTATATTTATTTCAACCGCGTAGATGTGGACCCCAGCGTGATTTGGGTACGCGCCGGCAGCCCCTTTAAAACCATCGAAGACCTGGTGGCGGAGGGTAAGAAACGGACCGTCACGATATCGGTCAGCCGGCTGCCCCATCCTGCATCCATCGGCGCCCTGGCGCTGGCCGAAGCAACCGGCGCAAAATTTAATCTGATTCCTTACGGCGGCGGCAACCCGACGGTGGTGGCGGCGCTGACCGGCGAAGTGGACGCCAGCGCCCTGCCCATGGCCAATCCGGTTTCCGCAGGAGAGCAGGCCCGGATACTGGGTGTATTTTCTCCCAAAAACCTGATCCCGGAGCAATCTAACAACGCTCCGCCGATTAACGCTGTGTTCGGCACCAAAATACCCGACCTGCCCTCGGCGCGTGCGTTTGCCATTCACGCCAAGGCGGCTGAAAAATTCCCGGAACGCTATGAAAAACTCAAAAGCACCATGCGCAAGGTTTTCGATGATCCCGACTACAAAGTCGCCATCGAAAAAACCGGTCGGCCCTGGGAATTTGTCTCTTATGCCGACGAGGCGGAGTGTATGGAATATGCCAATAACATGATTGATCTTACCAACCGGTATATCAAGCTGCTTACGGCAAAGGGAAAAAGCAAGAAAAAGAAATAA